The Virgibacillus dokdonensis genome includes a window with the following:
- the purF gene encoding amidophosphoribosyltransferase, producing MHAEDKGIREECGVFGIWGHEKAAELTYYGLHSMQHRGQEGAGIVVSDGQQLKVHKDVGLVNDVFKHADFSMLQGDVAIGHVRYSTQGAKTVENVQPLLFHSQKGSMALAHNGNLMNAYALRAELEEEGSILQTSSDTEVLAHLIKRNGNQVSKVSITEALNQVQGAYAYLILTEKQLFVALDPHGIRPLSIGRLGDAYVVASETCAFGQIGATFEREVLPGELITIDDHGLTSTRFAMREQRKMCAMEYVYLSRPDSDVNLVNVHASRKNMGRELAKEAPADADIVVGVPDSSTSAAIGYAEESGLPYEMGIIKNRYVGRTFIQPSQELREQGVKLKLSPVRSIIEGKRVVMIDDSIVRGTTSKRIVHMLKDAGAKEVHVRIASPSIQHPCYYGIDMSTRKELIAANYEQDKIREIIGGDSLAYLSEAGMEKAILKDKTIHQGVCTACMTGKYPLSMESDKQVSPFIFL from the coding sequence ATGCATGCTGAAGACAAAGGCATAAGGGAAGAATGTGGCGTGTTCGGTATCTGGGGGCATGAAAAAGCGGCAGAACTGACGTATTACGGGTTACATTCCATGCAACATCGTGGTCAAGAAGGTGCTGGTATCGTTGTCAGTGATGGACAGCAATTAAAAGTGCATAAAGATGTCGGATTAGTGAATGATGTTTTTAAGCATGCAGATTTTTCAATGTTACAAGGTGATGTAGCGATTGGACATGTCCGTTATTCAACACAAGGTGCTAAAACGGTAGAGAATGTGCAACCCTTATTGTTCCATTCCCAAAAAGGGAGTATGGCGCTTGCGCATAATGGCAATCTAATGAATGCCTATGCTTTGCGAGCAGAATTAGAAGAAGAAGGAAGCATATTGCAAACTTCATCCGATACAGAAGTATTGGCACATTTAATCAAACGTAATGGGAACCAAGTGTCGAAGGTTTCCATTACAGAAGCATTAAATCAAGTACAAGGTGCCTATGCCTATTTAATTTTGACGGAAAAGCAGCTGTTTGTTGCGCTAGACCCGCACGGCATTCGTCCATTATCGATTGGTAGATTAGGAGATGCCTATGTCGTTGCTTCGGAAACATGCGCATTCGGGCAGATTGGCGCCACATTTGAACGGGAAGTATTACCAGGTGAGCTCATTACGATTGACGATCATGGTCTTACGTCGACACGATTTGCTATGCGAGAACAACGAAAAATGTGTGCCATGGAATATGTGTATTTATCCCGACCAGATAGCGATGTAAATTTAGTAAATGTGCATGCGTCAAGGAAAAACATGGGTCGGGAACTTGCCAAAGAAGCTCCGGCAGATGCAGATATCGTTGTTGGCGTGCCTGACTCTAGTACATCAGCTGCGATTGGTTACGCTGAGGAAAGTGGGCTTCCATATGAGATGGGGATTATTAAAAACCGTTATGTTGGTAGAACTTTTATTCAACCTTCCCAAGAATTACGAGAGCAAGGGGTGAAGCTTAAGCTATCCCCAGTTCGAAGTATCATTGAAGGAAAGCGAGTCGTTATGATTGATGATTCCATCGTCCGTGGCACAACGAGTAAGCGGATTGTGCATATGTTAAAAGACGCTGGTGCAAAAGAAGTGCATGTGCGAATTGCTTCCCCGTCTATTCAACATCCTTGCTACTACGGGATTGACATGTCGACAAGAAAAGAGTTAATTGCAGCAAATTATGAACAAGATAAAATAAGAGAAATCATTGGCGGAGATAGTCTAGCGTATTTGTCAGAGGCAGGTATGGAAAAAGCAATATTAAAAGATAAGACGATCCATCAAGGCGTTTGTACAGCGTGTATGACTGGTAAATATCCGCTCTCCATGGAATCGGACAAACAAGTGTCTCCTTTTATTTTCCTATAG
- the purL gene encoding phosphoribosylformylglycinamidine synthase subunit PurL produces the protein MLQTHEISPEQIENEALYKEMGLNDEEYQMVKHILRRRPNYTETGIFSVMWSEHCSYKSSKPLLKKFPTKAPHVLQGPGEGAGIIDIGDEQAVVFKVESHNHPSAVEPYQGAATGVGGIIRDVFSMGARPIALLNSLRFGPLTNERTKYLFSGVVDGIAGYGNCVGVPTVGGEVQFDDCYQENPLVNAMCVGLIKHDDIQKGIAAGVGNTVLYAGAPTGRDGIHGATFASDDLAEDSLKDRPAVQVGDPFMEKLLIEACLEVIQSDALVGMQDMGAAGLTSSASEMASKAGTGLEMNLDHVPQREANMTAYELMLSESQERMLLVVKKGREQEIIEVFQKYGLQAVAVGEVIEEKTFRIFQHGKLMADIPVDALAEEAPVYHLPAKEAAYFQAFQQMKQEVPVVKDHAQMFKQLLQQPTIASKEWVYDQYDSMVQTNTVVTPGSDAAVVRIQGTNKSLAMTTDCNSRYIYLDPETGGKIAVAEAARNIICSGAKPLGLTDGLNFGNPTNPEVFWQMEKSVEGMVAACETLATPVISGNVSLYNQSGGKAIFPTPVVGMVGLHESLDHITSSFFQQAGDRIYVIGETACDFGGSELQRLVQGKYAGKAPQINLDVEKKRQDQLLKAIQQGVVSSAHDVAEGGLAVALAESLFAEHTLGATVQLSGDPTVMLFSETQSRFLVTVPENKQENFVHIVEDAVEIGEVTTDKQLTISINEQEYVSESVALLQAQWKGAIPCMLKTKA, from the coding sequence ATGTTGCAAACGCATGAAATAAGCCCAGAGCAAATTGAAAATGAAGCGCTTTATAAAGAAATGGGTTTAAATGATGAAGAATACCAGATGGTGAAACATATTTTACGGCGCAGACCGAATTATACGGAAACAGGGATTTTTTCCGTCATGTGGTCCGAGCATTGTAGCTATAAATCATCTAAACCATTATTGAAAAAGTTCCCAACGAAAGCCCCGCATGTGTTGCAAGGTCCTGGCGAAGGGGCAGGGATTATTGATATTGGCGATGAGCAGGCTGTTGTTTTTAAAGTCGAAAGTCATAATCATCCGTCTGCAGTCGAACCGTATCAGGGTGCGGCAACAGGCGTTGGTGGCATTATTCGTGATGTCTTCTCTATGGGCGCACGTCCGATTGCTCTCTTGAATTCGCTGCGGTTTGGTCCATTAACAAATGAACGGACGAAATATTTATTTTCCGGTGTTGTTGACGGTATCGCAGGATATGGGAATTGTGTCGGTGTTCCAACAGTTGGTGGAGAAGTGCAGTTTGATGACTGTTATCAGGAGAACCCATTAGTAAATGCCATGTGTGTCGGTTTAATAAAGCATGACGATATTCAAAAAGGGATTGCCGCTGGTGTGGGGAATACGGTCCTTTATGCTGGAGCGCCAACAGGTCGGGATGGTATTCATGGTGCGACATTTGCCTCCGATGATTTGGCGGAGGATTCATTAAAAGATCGTCCTGCAGTACAAGTTGGCGATCCATTTATGGAAAAATTACTGATTGAAGCATGTTTAGAAGTAATCCAGTCAGATGCGCTCGTAGGCATGCAAGATATGGGTGCTGCTGGTTTAACCTCTTCTGCTAGTGAAATGGCTAGTAAGGCTGGGACAGGTTTGGAGATGAATTTAGATCATGTACCACAAAGAGAAGCAAATATGACAGCGTATGAACTAATGCTTTCTGAATCACAAGAACGGATGTTGCTCGTGGTTAAAAAAGGACGTGAACAGGAAATTATCGAAGTATTCCAAAAGTATGGCTTGCAGGCAGTAGCAGTTGGTGAAGTCATTGAGGAAAAGACCTTTCGTATTTTCCAACATGGCAAATTGATGGCTGATATTCCAGTTGACGCATTAGCGGAAGAAGCTCCAGTGTATCATTTACCTGCTAAAGAAGCTGCTTATTTCCAAGCTTTTCAACAAATGAAGCAAGAAGTGCCAGTTGTTAAAGATCATGCACAGATGTTCAAGCAACTGTTACAGCAACCGACAATTGCTTCTAAAGAATGGGTTTACGATCAGTATGATTCTATGGTGCAAACAAATACAGTCGTTACACCAGGTTCTGATGCAGCGGTAGTGCGTATTCAAGGTACGAATAAATCGTTAGCAATGACAACGGATTGTAATTCTCGATACATTTACTTAGATCCTGAAACAGGTGGAAAAATTGCCGTTGCAGAAGCGGCTCGTAACATTATTTGTTCAGGTGCTAAGCCACTCGGGTTAACAGATGGATTGAACTTTGGCAACCCAACGAATCCTGAAGTGTTTTGGCAAATGGAAAAAAGCGTGGAAGGCATGGTAGCTGCTTGTGAAACGTTAGCTACGCCTGTAATTAGTGGAAATGTATCCTTGTATAACCAGTCAGGCGGAAAGGCGATTTTTCCGACTCCTGTGGTAGGGATGGTTGGGCTACATGAATCACTGGATCATATTACGTCGAGCTTCTTTCAACAAGCAGGAGATCGTATTTATGTTATTGGAGAAACGGCGTGCGATTTTGGGGGTAGTGAGCTACAGCGACTTGTGCAAGGAAAGTATGCAGGAAAAGCACCACAAATAAACTTAGACGTCGAGAAAAAACGGCAAGATCAGCTATTAAAAGCAATCCAACAAGGGGTCGTATCATCAGCACATGACGTTGCTGAAGGTGGTTTGGCGGTTGCTTTAGCGGAAAGCCTGTTTGCTGAGCATACATTGGGGGCGACTGTACAGTTATCTGGTGACCCGACAGTGATGTTATTTAGTGAAACACAGTCTCGATTCCTTGTAACTGTTCCAGAAAATAAACAAGAAAATTTTGTGCATATCGTGGAAGATGCCGTTGAGATTGGGGAAGTTACAACGGATAAGCAACTTACGATTTCTATCAATGAGCAGGAATATGTGTCTGAATCTGTTGCTTTATTACAAGCACAATGGAAAGGAGCCATTCCATGCATGCTGAAGACAAAGGCATAA
- the purQ gene encoding phosphoribosylformylglycinamidine synthase subunit PurQ — MKFAVIAFPGSNCDRDMYRAVANVLGADADLLWYETANLDNYDAILLPGGFSYGDYLRTGAIAATSNVMQQVKKHAAKGRPVLGVCNGFQILTESALLPGALLRNKNLSFMCHQEVLTVKNNQTMFTTAYSEGETIQLPIAHGEGNYYCDEATLQELIEHKQIVFTYQNNPNGSIENIAGIVNRERNVLGMMPHPERAVEQLLGSADGLRLFQSLIHNWRETYVANA, encoded by the coding sequence GTGAAATTTGCTGTCATCGCCTTTCCTGGTTCAAACTGCGATCGAGATATGTACAGGGCAGTAGCAAACGTTTTAGGAGCAGATGCTGATCTATTATGGTATGAAACTGCTAATCTAGATAACTATGATGCCATTCTTCTTCCTGGCGGCTTTTCTTATGGAGACTACTTGCGTACAGGCGCAATTGCAGCAACGTCAAATGTGATGCAACAAGTAAAAAAACACGCCGCAAAAGGTAGGCCTGTACTAGGTGTTTGTAATGGTTTTCAAATTTTAACGGAGTCGGCTTTACTTCCTGGGGCGTTATTGCGCAATAAAAATCTTTCGTTTATGTGTCATCAAGAAGTGTTAACGGTAAAGAACAATCAAACCATGTTTACAACGGCGTATAGTGAAGGAGAAACAATCCAATTACCCATTGCGCACGGTGAAGGAAATTATTACTGTGATGAAGCGACATTGCAAGAATTAATAGAACATAAGCAAATTGTGTTTACCTATCAAAATAATCCCAATGGCTCTATAGAGAATATTGCTGGAATTGTAAATAGAGAAAGGAATGTTCTTGGAATGATGCCGCACCCAGAGCGTGCTGTGGAACAATTGTTAGGCAGCGCGGATGGCTTACGTTTATTTCAGTCATTGATTCATAATTGGAGGGAAACTTATGTTGCAAACGCATGA
- a CDS encoding adenine deaminase C-terminal domain-containing protein, which produces MLRNGFYWRNREMRQHVRVVDGEVAPTIVLENATYLNAYTKQWVESNIWMYEDRIVYVGEQMPDNLHDTEVVDCTGKYIVSGYIEPHAHPFQLYNPEQLALHAAKTGTTTLINDNLLWLFMLNKKKAFSILEEFSKHPVSMYWWARFDPQTELQGEHGLFQTEDVLSWVKHPAVVQGGELTSWPDLLAGDDILLYWIQETKNQRKPVEGHFPGASERTLTKMKLLGVNADHESISGEEILRRLRLGYHVGLRYSSIRPDLPNLIEEMLAAGLTSFENLTFTTDGATPAFYETGLINQCIDIAIKKGIPIEEAYLMGSFYAAKHLRMEEQLGSIAPGRFAHINILTEKDNPHPESVLSKGKWIVKHGEQQKMQAQIPWSKYHIKPLDLDWEISYKELQFSVPIGLEMVNDVIMTPYPIEVDITVEELPAETTDSFLILLDRHGKWRVNTTLRGFTNELGAIASSYSVSGDFVFIGKRKSDLLLAGKRVKELGGGIVIVHHGEILLEIPLQLGGMMYAGEMDELIKQEKELKQILQSFGYPFSDPVYSIFFLSSTHLPYVRITPQGIMDVKQKELLFPATMC; this is translated from the coding sequence ATGTTACGAAATGGATTTTATTGGAGGAACCGTGAGATGAGGCAGCATGTCAGAGTCGTCGATGGAGAAGTAGCTCCAACGATCGTGCTGGAAAACGCGACTTACTTGAATGCGTATACGAAACAATGGGTAGAATCCAATATTTGGATGTATGAAGATCGGATTGTTTATGTGGGGGAGCAAATGCCAGATAATTTACACGATACAGAGGTTGTAGACTGTACAGGGAAGTATATCGTTTCAGGTTATATTGAGCCGCATGCCCACCCCTTTCAATTGTATAATCCGGAACAATTGGCATTGCACGCAGCTAAAACAGGCACAACAACATTAATCAATGACAATTTATTATGGTTATTTATGTTAAACAAAAAGAAAGCGTTTTCGATTTTGGAGGAGTTTAGCAAGCACCCTGTGTCTATGTATTGGTGGGCTCGATTTGATCCGCAGACGGAGTTGCAGGGGGAGCATGGTTTATTTCAGACAGAAGATGTTTTATCGTGGGTAAAACATCCTGCGGTAGTTCAGGGTGGTGAACTCACTTCCTGGCCAGATCTCCTAGCAGGTGACGATATTTTATTATATTGGATTCAAGAAACGAAAAATCAGCGTAAACCTGTGGAAGGACATTTCCCGGGCGCTTCTGAACGGACCTTAACAAAAATGAAACTACTTGGTGTTAATGCGGATCATGAATCGATTTCTGGAGAGGAGATTTTACGACGTCTACGACTAGGCTATCATGTAGGCTTGCGATATTCATCGATACGCCCCGATTTACCAAATTTGATAGAGGAGATGCTTGCAGCAGGGTTGACATCCTTTGAAAATTTAACCTTTACAACAGATGGAGCGACACCTGCTTTTTATGAAACAGGGCTTATTAATCAGTGTATCGACATTGCTATAAAAAAAGGAATACCTATTGAAGAAGCTTATTTAATGGGCAGTTTCTACGCTGCTAAGCATTTACGAATGGAAGAACAGCTAGGAAGCATTGCGCCTGGTCGATTTGCCCATATTAATATTTTAACAGAAAAAGATAATCCTCATCCAGAGAGTGTGCTGTCAAAAGGAAAATGGATTGTAAAACATGGCGAACAGCAAAAAATGCAAGCCCAAATCCCGTGGTCAAAATATCACATCAAGCCACTAGATTTAGATTGGGAAATAAGCTATAAAGAATTACAATTTTCCGTTCCAATTGGTTTGGAAATGGTCAACGATGTGATTATGACGCCATATCCAATTGAAGTGGATATAACCGTTGAAGAACTTCCTGCCGAAACAACGGATTCCTTTTTAATTTTACTTGATCGACATGGCAAATGGCGTGTGAATACGACTTTACGAGGATTTACGAATGAATTAGGTGCTATTGCGAGCTCTTATTCTGTGTCTGGCGATTTTGTATTTATTGGAAAAAGAAAAAGTGATTTGTTACTTGCTGGTAAACGTGTAAAAGAGTTAGGCGGGGGGATTGTTATTGTCCATCATGGAGAAATATTATTAGAAATTCCACTCCAACTTGGTGGGATGATGTATGCTGGAGAGATGGACGAACTGATTAAACAGGAAAAAGAATTAAAACAGATTTTACAATCATTTGGGTATCCATTTTCTGACCCTGTGTATTCGATATTTTTCTTATCCTCTACGCACTTACCTTATGTGCGTATTACACCACAGGGAATTATGGATGTGAAGCAAAAGGAGCTCCTATTCCCTGCAACGATGTGTTAG
- the purN gene encoding phosphoribosylglycinamide formyltransferase: MSRVKAAVFASGAGSNFQAMLDESDLACEIVLLICDRPEAAVIEKARQHQIPVYQFDPKQYATKEAYERELVTVLKKARVQWIFLAGYMRIVGSYLLHAYQGKIVNIHPSLLPDFPGKDAITQAFAAKVDKTGVTIHFIDEGIDTGPIIAQQTVDMYPDDTIRSLTKRIQQVEHKLYPKIIKQLVQNEGEL; the protein is encoded by the coding sequence ATGAGTCGGGTGAAGGCAGCCGTATTTGCTTCCGGGGCAGGCAGTAATTTTCAAGCCATGCTTGACGAAAGTGACTTGGCTTGTGAGATCGTTTTATTAATCTGTGACAGACCTGAGGCAGCCGTCATAGAAAAAGCAAGGCAACATCAAATTCCTGTCTATCAGTTCGACCCGAAGCAATATGCCACGAAAGAAGCATATGAAAGAGAATTGGTGACTGTATTAAAAAAAGCGCGTGTCCAGTGGATTTTTTTAGCAGGATATATGCGTATTGTAGGTTCCTATTTACTACATGCGTATCAAGGTAAAATCGTGAATATCCACCCTTCGTTGTTGCCCGATTTCCCTGGGAAAGATGCGATTACGCAAGCTTTTGCAGCGAAAGTGGACAAAACAGGGGTAACCATTCATTTTATCGATGAAGGTATTGATACAGGACCGATCATCGCTCAACAAACAGTCGATATGTATCCAGATGATACGATTCGTTCATTAACAAAACGCATCCAGCAAGTCGAGCATAAGCTATATCCAAAAATAATTAAACAATTAGTACAAAATGAGGGAGAACTATGA
- the purM gene encoding phosphoribosylformylglycinamidine cyclo-ligase: protein MANVYKQAGVDVEKGYEAVERMKKHIERTKKKEVLGEIGAFAGLFDLSGFSYEQPVLVSGTDGVGTKLKLAFAMDQHRTIGIDVVAMCVNDIVAQGAKPLFFLDYIACGKNDPKQIEQIVAGIAEGCVQADAALIGGETAEMPGMYQAGEYDLAGFSVGIAEKKELITGENIQSGDAIIGLVSSGIHSNGYSLVRKLTADLAFDQSYSLSEPLGEALLTPTRIYAKSIQSVLKTGYIKGVAHITGGGFYENFPRMVPENLGVDIDTKAWDIPEIFPFLQQQGKIATEEMFGVFNMGIGMALVVAKQHVSEVMDHLETAGEKASIIGSVTEQKGVHIRL from the coding sequence GTGGCAAATGTATATAAACAAGCTGGCGTAGACGTTGAGAAAGGCTACGAAGCTGTGGAACGAATGAAAAAGCATATCGAGCGAACGAAAAAAAAGGAAGTGCTAGGTGAAATTGGTGCATTTGCCGGTCTGTTTGATCTGTCAGGCTTTTCCTACGAACAGCCAGTACTTGTATCAGGAACAGATGGGGTAGGAACAAAATTGAAGCTCGCGTTTGCTATGGATCAGCATCGTACCATTGGAATTGATGTTGTGGCGATGTGCGTCAATGATATTGTTGCTCAAGGGGCAAAACCACTCTTTTTCCTTGATTATATTGCTTGTGGAAAAAATGATCCGAAGCAAATAGAACAAATTGTAGCTGGGATTGCAGAAGGTTGTGTTCAGGCAGATGCAGCTTTAATCGGTGGAGAGACAGCTGAAATGCCAGGGATGTATCAAGCTGGTGAATATGATTTAGCTGGCTTTAGCGTTGGCATTGCCGAGAAAAAAGAACTCATTACAGGAGAAAACATCCAATCCGGAGACGCTATTATCGGATTGGTATCAAGTGGTATACATTCTAATGGCTATTCGCTCGTGCGTAAGTTAACGGCCGATTTAGCTTTTGATCAATCTTATAGTTTAAGTGAACCTCTAGGAGAAGCATTACTTACGCCAACACGTATTTATGCGAAGTCGATACAAAGCGTTTTAAAAACAGGGTATATAAAAGGTGTAGCTCATATTACAGGTGGAGGTTTTTACGAAAACTTCCCACGCATGGTACCAGAAAATCTAGGAGTGGATATTGATACAAAGGCGTGGGACATACCAGAAATTTTTCCATTTTTACAACAACAAGGAAAGATTGCGACAGAGGAAATGTTCGGTGTGTTTAATATGGGAATTGGGATGGCACTCGTTGTTGCGAAACAGCATGTGTCAGAAGTTATGGATCACTTAGAAACAGCAGGGGAGAAGGCATCTATTATTGGTTCGGTGACGGAACAAAAAGGAGTGCACATACGTTTATGA
- the purH gene encoding bifunctional phosphoribosylaminoimidazolecarboxamide formyltransferase/IMP cyclohydrolase — protein MKKRALISVYDKEGITSFANELVQAGYEIISTGGTLHTLQAAHIPATAVEDITAFPEILDGRVKTLHPNIHGGLLAKRGNKAHLKELEVNAITPIDLVVVNLYPFRETVTNKAASHEEIIENIDIGGPSMLRAAAKNYQAVTVVVDPTDYESVLQALQTGEVTLEQRQQLAAKVFQHTAAYDALIASYFTESTGEAFPDHYTITYEKVQTLRYGENPHQAAAFYKQPVTKQQGLATSEQLHGKELSYNNIQDANAALEILADYNAPTAVAVKHMNPCGIGTADTLAKAFAHAYAADPVSIFGGIVACNQIVDKETALQLSDIFLEIVIAPGFTEEALRILTEKKNIRLMKLPRQVNKVIENKYTSVVGGMLIQTKDEEQITASDVTVATKREPTEKEKEQLLFAWKAVKHVKSNAIVLAKENRTVGIGAGQMNRVGAANIAIEQAKEHAVGAVMASDAFFPMPDTVEAAAKAGITAIIQPGGSKRDQDSIDVCNQYGIAMIFTGIRHFKH, from the coding sequence ATGAAAAAACGAGCATTAATAAGTGTATATGACAAAGAAGGAATTACATCGTTTGCAAATGAATTAGTCCAGGCAGGATATGAGATTATTTCAACAGGTGGAACGCTCCATACATTACAAGCAGCTCATATTCCAGCAACTGCTGTGGAAGATATAACTGCTTTTCCAGAAATATTAGATGGTCGGGTTAAAACATTGCACCCAAACATTCATGGTGGATTACTCGCAAAACGGGGGAACAAAGCACATCTGAAAGAGCTTGAAGTGAATGCTATTACGCCAATTGATCTTGTTGTTGTTAACCTTTACCCCTTTAGGGAGACGGTAACGAACAAAGCAGCTTCTCATGAGGAAATCATTGAAAATATTGATATTGGTGGTCCTTCGATGTTGCGAGCAGCGGCTAAAAACTATCAGGCGGTAACCGTGGTTGTTGATCCAACCGATTACGAAAGCGTACTCCAAGCATTGCAAACTGGTGAAGTTACGTTAGAACAACGTCAGCAGTTAGCTGCGAAGGTATTCCAACATACAGCAGCATATGATGCACTTATTGCCTCTTACTTTACAGAAAGCACTGGAGAAGCATTTCCAGATCATTATACGATTACATATGAAAAGGTACAGACGCTACGTTATGGAGAAAATCCACATCAAGCAGCCGCTTTTTATAAGCAACCGGTTACGAAACAGCAAGGATTGGCTACAAGTGAACAATTGCATGGGAAGGAGCTTTCCTATAACAACATCCAAGATGCGAATGCGGCTTTAGAGATTTTGGCAGATTACAACGCACCTACAGCTGTCGCGGTAAAACATATGAATCCATGTGGAATTGGGACAGCAGATACGCTTGCAAAAGCATTTGCACATGCGTATGCGGCAGATCCTGTTTCCATATTTGGGGGAATTGTTGCTTGCAATCAAATAGTGGATAAGGAGACGGCGCTGCAGTTAAGCGACATCTTTTTAGAAATTGTAATCGCACCAGGCTTTACAGAAGAAGCACTGCGAATATTAACTGAAAAGAAAAATATTCGTCTTATGAAATTGCCTCGACAAGTAAATAAAGTAATCGAAAACAAATATACATCGGTTGTTGGTGGTATGTTAATTCAAACGAAAGATGAGGAACAAATTACAGCCTCCGATGTTACTGTTGCTACGAAACGAGAGCCCACGGAAAAAGAGAAGGAGCAATTACTCTTTGCGTGGAAGGCAGTCAAACATGTGAAATCCAATGCGATTGTGTTGGCAAAAGAGAATCGAACGGTCGGTATTGGTGCAGGACAAATGAATCGAGTTGGCGCTGCAAACATTGCCATTGAGCAAGCGAAAGAGCATGCAGTAGGAGCAGTTATGGCTTCGGATGCATTTTTCCCTATGCCAGACACAGTGGAAGCCGCTGCGAAAGCAGGAATTACTGCTATTATTCAGCCAGGCGGTTCTAAGCGCGATCAAGATTCCATTGATGTTTGTAACCAATATGGGATTGCAATGATTTTTACGGGCATACGTCATTTCAAACATTAA
- the purD gene encoding phosphoribosylamine--glycine ligase, translating to MNILVIGRGGREHSIVMKLRESGQVTQLYVAPGNGGMVEQATCVSIDEMDTQGLIDFAKEKAIDLTIVGPENPLNKGIANAFQREGLRIFAPTQEAAILEGSKQFAKQFMDKYHIPTAVHETFTDVDKAKAYIELKGVPIVIKADGLAAGKGVVVAETKQAAFAAVEEMLVEKTFADAGTTIVIEEFLQGKEFSLMAFVYNDQVYPMVPARDHKRAFDFDQGPNTGGMGAFAPVPDVTQADLDYTYKHVLQPTVNGLIEEGRPFIGVLYAGLMKTETGPKVIEFNTRFGDPETQVVLPLLKNDLAQVCVDVIDGIDPKLEWEQKACVGVVVAASGYPNEYEKGIDIPALPATPAEIVHAGTKQIGERMVTNGGRILVSAAVADTLDEAASFAYEPLQVFKDRDEFFYRTDIAK from the coding sequence ATGAACATTCTAGTCATTGGTCGTGGTGGTAGAGAGCATAGTATTGTAATGAAATTAAGGGAAAGTGGACAGGTTACTCAATTATACGTAGCTCCAGGAAATGGCGGGATGGTAGAGCAAGCTACTTGTGTCTCTATTGATGAAATGGATACCCAAGGGTTAATCGATTTTGCTAAGGAAAAGGCAATTGATTTAACGATTGTCGGTCCCGAAAATCCATTAAATAAAGGCATTGCGAACGCTTTTCAAAGAGAAGGGTTACGTATCTTTGCTCCAACACAAGAAGCTGCTATCCTTGAAGGAAGCAAGCAATTTGCGAAACAATTTATGGACAAGTATCATATACCAACTGCTGTTCACGAAACATTTACAGATGTGGATAAAGCAAAAGCATATATTGAATTAAAAGGAGTGCCTATTGTCATTAAAGCGGACGGGCTTGCTGCTGGTAAGGGAGTTGTTGTAGCTGAAACGAAACAAGCTGCATTTGCCGCTGTAGAAGAAATGTTAGTCGAAAAAACATTTGCCGATGCAGGGACAACCATTGTTATTGAAGAATTTTTACAAGGAAAAGAATTCTCTTTAATGGCTTTTGTTTATAACGACCAAGTGTATCCGATGGTTCCTGCTCGTGATCATAAACGCGCATTTGATTTTGATCAAGGACCGAATACTGGCGGAATGGGTGCTTTTGCGCCAGTGCCAGACGTAACACAAGCAGACTTGGACTATACGTATAAACATGTTTTACAGCCTACAGTGAACGGACTTATAGAAGAAGGAAGGCCATTTATCGGTGTGCTTTATGCAGGACTCATGAAAACGGAAACTGGCCCAAAAGTGATTGAATTTAACACTCGATTCGGTGATCCAGAAACACAAGTTGTTTTGCCATTGTTAAAAAATGATTTAGCACAAGTATGTGTAGATGTAATAGACGGTATTGATCCGAAGCTTGAATGGGAGCAAAAAGCTTGTGTCGGTGTCGTCGTAGCTGCTAGTGGTTATCCAAATGAGTATGAAAAAGGAATAGACATTCCCGCATTGCCAGCTACGCCTGCGGAGATTGTCCATGCAGGCACAAAACAAATTGGTGAACGGATGGTGACAAATGGTGGTCGTATTTTAGTATCGGCAGCTGTAGCGGATACCCTTGATGAAGCGGCTTCGTTTGCTTATGAGCCTCTCCAAGTGTTCAAAGATAGAGATGAATTCTTTTATCGAACGGACATTGCAAAATAA